From Tursiops truncatus isolate mTurTru1 unplaced genomic scaffold, mTurTru1.mat.Y mat_scaffold_129_arrow_ctg1, whole genome shotgun sequence, one genomic window encodes:
- the LOC117310694 gene encoding paraneoplastic antigen Ma6E-like gives MAMALAVLRDWCRSMGVNAQRSLLILGIPDDCKDQEFQEAVQAALRSLGRYRVLGKVYRKELGSSVALVEFAECLNRSLLPRQIPGKGGPWTVVCLPQAPDADSQDRPSCPAQPQGQAVVGRAGEAGTAGHSGTAGEEEAAGEAGVAGMEGDTGEEEALGEEGAEGEEGAAGEEGAEGEAGASGEEGAEGEEGGAGEKGAAGEEGAEGEEGAEGEEGGAGEKGAAGEEGDEGEEGGAGEKGAAGEEGAEGEEGAAGEEGASGEAGAAGEEGASDEAGAAGEEGAAGEAGVAGEAGAESDEEGAAGEAGGEGEAGAESDEEGAAGEEGDEGEEGAEGEEGAAGEEGAAGEEGAAGAEGAEGQAGAEGQAGAEGEAGAESDEEGAAGYRNVAGVAGLLSMAGPTGGATAAPEEAVVTAAGAMGEAGPGTQQWRQASQPVLDSMGYQELGTFSGMEEPGHGEGSSESWLEQASHTLHLWRHVSERERRRRLVESLRGPALDLLRGLLAEDPELAAQDCLAALVQVFGNKDPRGSARLKFVTCAQQPQETLSAYVMRLEGLLQSALEKGAIHPAMADQARARQVLTRARLNDTLRDTLRRRRLMRRPPGFAGMLRLIQKTEAWDADPASREHFPGQEEARVDVAVLAAAAQAAPAHEAITAGTTAHGTKASPAGEDSTAQAARSKEGSAEDHPAREEASAAVAGTAKAGEAAPEDHGAARAAPEDHGAARAAPGPGETSKASTAAQEDGSAAAPAGLGQAGPSDAPGVPMPGRMGSASPVAPGGPGWEPEGLAQAGGQEAEETPEEGLKPIPEEPGNEDGAAEMSPPGSTSGQ, from the coding sequence ATGGCGATGGCTCTGGCGGTATTGCGGGACTGGTGCAGGTCGATGGGCGTGAACGCTCAGCGATCTCTGCTCATCCTGGGAATCCCAGATGACTGCAAAGACCAGGAATTCCAGGAGGCTGTGCAGGCTGCCCTGCGTTCCCTGGGCAGGTACCGAGTGCTGGGCAAGGTCTACAGAAAGGAGCTGGGGTCGAGTGTTGCCCTGGTCGAGTTTGCTGAGTGTTTAAATCGAAGCTTGCTCCCCCGCCAAATACCAGGCAAGGGAGGGCCCTGGACTGTGGtctgcctgccccaggcccctgaTGCTGATTCACAGGATAGACCCAGTTGCCCTGCGCAGCCCCAGGGACAAGCAGTGGTTGGCAGGGCGGGTGAGGCAGGAACTGCAGGTCACTCAGGAACTGCAGGGGAGGAGGAAGCTGCAGGGGAGGCGGGAGTCGCAGGTATGGAGGGAGACACAGGTGAGGAGGAAGCCttaggtgaggagggagctgaaggtgaggagggagctgcaggtgaggagggagctgaaggtgaggcgGGAGCttcaggtgaggagggagctgaaggtgaggagggaggtgcaggtgagaagggagctgcaggtgaggagggagctgaaggtgaggagggagctgaaggtgaggagggaggtgcaggtgagaagggagctgcaggtgaggagggagatgaaggtgaggagggaggtgcAGGTGAGAAGGGAGCTGCAGgcgaggagggagctgaaggtgaggagggagctgcaggtgaggagggagcctcaggtgaggcaggagccgcaggtgaggagggagcctcAGATGAGGCGGGAGCTGCAGGcgaggaaggagctgcaggtgaggcaggagttgcaggtgaggcaggagctgagtcagatgaggaaggagctgcaggtgaaGCAGGAGGTGAAGGTGAAGCAGGAGCTGAgtcagatgaggaaggagctgcaggtgaggagggagatgaaggtgaggagggagctgaaggtgaggagggagctgcaggtgaggagggagctgcaggtgaggaaggagctgcaggtgcGGAAGGAGCTGAGGGTCAAGCAGGAGCTGAGGGTCAAGCAGGAGCTGAAGGTGAAGCAGGAGCTGAgtcagatgaggaaggagctgcaggttacagaaatgttgcaggcgTGGCAGGACTTCTGAGTATGGCAGGACCCACGGGCGGGGCAACGGCTGCGCCTGAGGAAGCAGTTGTGACAGCGGCAGGCGCCATGGGTGAGGCAGGGCCCGGGACCCAGCAGTGGAGGCAGGCCTCGCAGCCCGTGCTGGACAGCATGGGCTACCAGGAGCTGGGAACCTTCTCTGGGATGGAAGAGCCGGGCCACGGGGAAGGGTCCTCTGAGAGCTGGCTGGAGCAGGCCAGCCACACGCTGCACCTGTGGCGCCACGTGtctgagagggagaggaggaggaggctggtgGAGAGCTTGCGCGGCCCCGCGCTGGACCTCCTGCGCGGCCTCCTGGCGGAAGATCCCGAGCTGGCTGCCCAGGACTGCCTGGCCGCGCTGGTGCAGGTGTTTGGGAACAAGGACCCCCGGGGGAGTGCTCGGCTGAAGTTCGTGACCTgtgcccagcagccccaggagactCTCTCTGCGTACGTGATGCGCCTGGAAGGCCTGCTGCAGTCGGCCCTGGAGAAGGGGGCCATCCACCCGGCCATGGCGGACCAGGCGCGCGCCCGGCAGGTGCTGACGCGGGCCCGGCTGAACGACACGCTCCGGGACACGCTGAGGAGGCGGCGGCTGATGAGGAGGCCTCCCGGCTTTGCGGGGATGCTGCGGCTCATCCAGAAGACCGAGGCCTGGGACGCCGACCCGGCTAGCAGGGAGCACTtcccagggcaggaagaggcCCGTGTGGACGTTGCAGTCCTGGCAGCAGCCGCCCAGGCCGCCCCGGCCCATGAGGCCATCACCGCAGGCACCACTGCACATGGCACCAAGGCCTCCCCGGCCGGTGAAGATAGCACCGCCCAGGCCGCCCGTTCCAAGGAAGGGAGCGCCGAGGACCACCCGGCACGTGAGGAGGCCAGTGCGGCAGTTGCCGGCACTGCCAAGGCTGGCGAGGCGGCCCCTGAAGACCATGGTGCCGCCAGGGCAGCCCCTGAAGACCATGGTGCCgccagggcagcccctggccctggggagACCAGCAAGGCGTCCACGGCCGCTCAGGAAGATGGAAGTGCTGCCGCCCCTGCGGGCCTAGGTCAGGCAGGACCCTCAGATGCCCCCGGGGTCCCCATGCCTGGCCGGATGGGCAGTGCTTCCCCGGTGGCCCCAGGAGGTCCTGGCTGGGAGCCAGAGGGCCTCGCCcaggcaggaggccaggaggCCGAGGAGACCCCCGAGGAGGGGCTCAAGCCCATCCCAGAAGAGCCGGGAAATGAGGACGGGGCTGCAGAGATGAGCCCCCCGGGGTCCACCTCGGGCCAGTAG